Proteins from one Tsuneonella aeria genomic window:
- the ettA gene encoding energy-dependent translational throttle protein EttA, whose amino-acid sequence MAAQYAFVMKDMTKTFPGAAKPVLSNINLQFYQGAKIGIVGPNGAGKSTLIKIMAGIDKDFTGEAWAGENITVGYLEQEPELDPTKTVLENVKDGARETANLVDRYNAIAAEMAEPDADFEKLGEEMSELQSRIDAVDGWTLDNQLEIAMEALRCPPGDWPVDKLSGGEKRRVALTRLLIQKPGILLLDEPTNHLDAESVQWLENHLKEYAGAVLMITHDRYFLDNVVGWILELDRGSYYPYEGNYSTYLEKKAKRLEQESREESGRSKALKEELEWIRQTPAARQTKSKARIRKFEQLQEAQNNRKPGKAQIVIQVPERLGGKVIEAKGISKAYGDKLLFEDLSFMLPPGGIVGVIGPNGAGKSTLFKILTGKETPDSGTVEIGSTVHLGFVDQSRDHLDPKKNVWEEVSDGLDYMKVNGHDMSTRAYVGAFNFKGADQQKNVGKLSGGERNRVHMAKMLKEGGNVLLLDEPTNDLDVETLGALEEAIENFAGCAVVISHDRFFLDRLATHILAFEGDSHVEWFEGNFEAYEEDKRRRLGDAADRPTRLAYKKLTR is encoded by the coding sequence ATGGCCGCGCAGTACGCATTCGTCATGAAGGACATGACCAAGACCTTCCCCGGCGCCGCGAAGCCGGTGCTGAGCAACATCAACCTGCAATTCTACCAGGGCGCCAAGATCGGCATCGTCGGCCCCAACGGCGCGGGCAAGTCCACGCTCATCAAGATCATGGCCGGGATCGACAAGGACTTCACCGGCGAAGCCTGGGCGGGTGAGAACATCACCGTCGGCTATCTTGAGCAGGAGCCCGAGCTCGATCCGACCAAGACCGTGCTCGAAAACGTCAAGGACGGCGCGCGCGAGACCGCGAACCTGGTGGACCGCTATAACGCCATCGCCGCCGAGATGGCCGAGCCCGATGCCGACTTCGAGAAGCTGGGCGAGGAAATGTCCGAGCTGCAGAGCAGGATCGACGCCGTCGACGGCTGGACGCTCGACAACCAGCTCGAGATCGCGATGGAGGCCCTGCGCTGCCCACCCGGCGACTGGCCGGTCGACAAGCTGTCCGGCGGCGAGAAGCGCCGCGTGGCGCTCACCCGCCTGCTGATCCAGAAGCCCGGCATCCTGCTGCTCGACGAACCGACCAACCACCTCGACGCGGAAAGCGTCCAGTGGCTGGAAAACCATCTCAAGGAATATGCCGGCGCGGTGCTGATGATCACCCACGACCGCTACTTCCTCGACAACGTGGTCGGCTGGATCCTCGAGCTCGATCGCGGATCGTACTATCCGTACGAAGGCAACTATTCGACCTACCTTGAAAAGAAGGCCAAGCGGCTGGAGCAGGAAAGCCGCGAGGAATCCGGCCGGTCCAAGGCGCTCAAGGAGGAACTGGAGTGGATCCGGCAGACGCCGGCCGCCCGCCAGACCAAGTCCAAGGCGCGTATCCGCAAGTTCGAACAGCTCCAGGAAGCGCAGAACAACCGCAAGCCGGGCAAGGCGCAGATCGTCATCCAGGTGCCCGAACGCCTGGGCGGCAAGGTGATCGAGGCCAAGGGCATCTCCAAGGCTTACGGCGACAAGCTGTTGTTCGAAGACCTGTCGTTCATGCTGCCCCCCGGCGGCATCGTCGGCGTGATCGGCCCCAACGGCGCGGGCAAGTCCACTCTGTTCAAGATCCTCACCGGCAAGGAAACCCCCGACAGCGGCACGGTGGAAATCGGCTCGACCGTCCACCTCGGCTTCGTGGACCAGAGCCGCGACCACCTCGACCCCAAGAAGAACGTCTGGGAAGAAGTGTCCGACGGGCTCGACTACATGAAGGTCAACGGCCACGACATGAGCACCCGGGCCTATGTCGGCGCGTTCAACTTCAAGGGCGCGGACCAGCAGAAGAACGTGGGCAAGCTATCGGGCGGCGAACGCAACCGCGTGCACATGGCCAAGATGCTGAAGGAAGGCGGCAACGTCCTCCTGCTCGACGAACCGACCAACGACCTTGACGTGGAAACGCTGGGCGCGCTGGAAGAAGCGATCGAGAACTTCGCCGGCTGCGCCGTGGTCATCAGCCACGACCGCTTCTTCCTCGACCGGCTGGCCACGCACATCCTGGCGTTCGAAGGCGACAGCCATGTCGAATGGTTCGAAGGCAACTTCGAAGCCTACGAAGAAGACAAGCGCCGCCGACTGGGCGACGCGGCGGATCGCCCGACCCGGTTGGCGTACAAGAAGCTGACGCGATAA